In Romboutsia lituseburensis, a genomic segment contains:
- a CDS encoding IS607 family transposase, with protein MSKHYKPKEFAELLNVSVITLQRWDNDNKLKAFRSPTNRRYYTYEQYLEYKGIHKEESDRKTVIYTRVSTSNQKDYLKNQVEFLRQYANAKGIIVDEVIEDFGSGLNYNRKKWNKLIDSCMTNEVNTIIVTHKDRFIRFGYEWFERFLAKFNVNIIVVNNESLSPQEELVQDIISILHIFSCRIYGLRKYKKKIREDEEVEKSIQDRD; from the coding sequence TTGAGTAAACATTATAAACCAAAGGAGTTTGCAGAATTATTAAATGTATCTGTTATAACTCTACAACGTTGGGATAACGATAATAAATTAAAAGCATTTAGAAGTCCTACAAATAGAAGATACTATACTTATGAACAATATCTCGAATATAAGGGTATTCACAAAGAAGAAAGTGATAGAAAAACCGTTATTTACACAAGAGTTTCAACTTCTAATCAAAAAGATTATTTAAAAAATCAAGTGGAATTTCTTAGACAATATGCTAATGCAAAAGGCATAATAGTGGATGAAGTTATTGAGGACTTTGGAAGTGGATTAAACTATAATCGAAAAAAATGGAATAAGCTAATTGATAGTTGTATGACTAATGAAGTAAATACAATTATAGTAACTCATAAAGATAGGTTTATTCGATTTGGTTATGAATGGTTTGAAAGATTTTTAGCTAAGTTTAATGTAAATATTATAGTAGTTAATAATGAAAGCCTTTCACCACAAGAAGAATTAGTTCAAGATATAATTTCAATACTTCATATATTTAGTTGTCGCATATATGGTTTAAGAAAGTACAAAAAGAAGATTAGAGAGGATGAAGAAGTTGAAAAGAGCATACAAGATAGAGATTAA